In the Scylla paramamosain isolate STU-SP2022 chromosome 14, ASM3559412v1, whole genome shotgun sequence genome, one interval contains:
- the LOC135106741 gene encoding uncharacterized protein LOC135106741, translating into MKAYGAVAYIRWKKQNGTYCVKLLCSKNRIAPMRQINIPRLELCAAVLASRLRVSIEGEMRYNYSRIIHITDSEIVRAQIQKESHRFNTFVGSRVAEIQSKTEPIEWYWVSSKENNADLTTRECSPLELGTGSVWQSGPQFLYCDFSEWPVKQNTVSDLPDTVFAKVTMNTGEITTPNELINIQNFSNLKRLLSVMARVINVVRKRSFKAIICDPNAEDIQRAELFLVKNAQTSLPQDWEKKYKRLGPRMREDGIITVGSRMSKWVKDNWNCDQFMLLPSKHPFSELYLSHIHKEDHSGIEAGLARAQVKYWVLGARKTMKSIRKQCVTCHRIDKICTSQCMGELPKERLEPCPPFYNVSVDLFGPLWVCDTVKRRVKRKTFGVIFNCMTTRAVHLDLSKGYDTQNFLTVLKRFTCLRGFPKKLYSDNGTQLVYANKELRDMVTRWNKHEVFNFGKFNGLIWVFNRSADAP; encoded by the coding sequence ATGAAAGCATATGGAGCTGTAGCTTACATTAGGTGGAAGAAGCAGAATGGCACATATTGTGTAAAACTCTTATGTTCAAAGAATAGAATTGCTCCTATGAGGCAAATCAATATACCTAGACTGGAATTGTGTGCTGCAGTTTTGGCAAGCAGATTGAGAGTATCCATTGAAGGAGAAATGAGATACAACTATTCTAGGATAATCCACATCACAGATAGTGAGATTGTAAGGGCACAAATCCAAAAGGAATCACATAGATTTAACACCTTTGTTGGAAGTAGAGTTGCAGAGATTCAATCAAAGACAGAGCCCATAGAATGGTATTGGGTATCTTCTAAGGAAAACAATGCTGATTTAACCACCAGGGAATGCAGTCCCTTAGAGTTAGGGACAGGATCTGTATGGCAAAGTGGTCCACAATTTCTCTATTGTGACTTCTCAGAATGGCCAGTTAAACAGAATACAGTGTCTGATCTCCCTGATACTGTGTTTGCAAAGGTAACCATGAACACAGGAGAGATTACTACACCTAATGAGTTAATCAACATCCAAAATTTCAGCAATTTGAAACGGCTTTTGTCGGTAATGGCTCGAGTCATAAATGTAGTAAGAAAGAGATCATTTAAAGCTATAATATGTGATCCTAATGCAGAGGATATACAGAGAGCAGAATTATTTCTTGTTAAGAACGCTCAAACAAGCCTGCCACAAGactgggaaaagaaatataaacgtCTAGGACCAAGGATGAGAGAAGATGGCATTATCACTGTGGGAAGTCGAATGTCAAAATGGGTAAAAGACAATTGGAATTGTGATCAGTTCATGTTACTCCCATCAAAGCATCCATTTTCTGAACTGTATCTGTCCCACATACACAAGGAAGATCATAGTGGAATAGAAGCGGGCCTTGCTAGAGCTCAAGTGAAATACTGGGTATTAGGTGCGAGGAAGACAATGAAATCTATTAGAAAACAATGTGTAACTTGCCATAGAATAGATAAGATCTGCACATCCCAGTGTATGGGTGAACTACCTAAGGAAAGACTAGAGCCATGTCCACCATTTTACAATGTAAGTGTTGACCTGTTCGGTCCTCTTTGGGTTTGTGATACGGtgaaaagaagagtgaaaagaaaaacgttTGGAGTAATTTTCAATTGCATGACAACAAGGGCTGTACATTTAGACCTTTCCAAAGGTTATGATACTCAAAACTTTCTTACTGTATTGAAGAGATTCACTTGTCTTAGAGGATTTCCCAAAAAATTATATTCAGATAATGGTACACAGTTAGTGTATGCAAACAAGGAATTGAGAGATATGGTTACTCGGTGGAATAAGCATGAAGTGTTCAATTTTGGAAAATTTAATGGTTTAATCTGGGTATTCAATAGATCAGCAGATGCCCCTTAG